The Juglans microcarpa x Juglans regia isolate MS1-56 chromosome 2S, Jm3101_v1.0, whole genome shotgun sequence genome has a window encoding:
- the LOC121252928 gene encoding 60S ribosomal protein L27 has product MVKFLKPNKAVVLLQGRYAGRKAVIVRAFDDGTRDRPYGHCLVAGINKYPSKVIRKDSSKKTAKKSRVKAFVKLVNYQHLMPTRYTLDVDLKDIVSVESLQSRDKKVTAAKETKKRLEERFKSGKNRWFFTKLRF; this is encoded by the coding sequence ATGGTGAAATTCCTAAAGCCAAACAAGGCGGTGGTCCTCCTCCAAGGCAGGTATGCCGGCCGCAAGGCTGTCATCGTTAGGGCCTTCGATGACGGCACCCGGGACCGCCCATACGGTCACTGTTTGGTCGCCGGGATCAACAAGTACCCCAGTAAGGTCATTCGCAAGGACTCGTCCAAGAAGACTGCGAAGAAATCACGCGTCAAGGCCTTCGTCAAGCTTGTCAACTACCAGCATCTGATGCCCACGCGCTACACCCTCGACGTGGATCTCAAAGACATCGTCTCCGTCGAGTCCCTCCAGTCCAGGGACAAGAAGGTCACGGCTGCCAAGGAAACCAAGAAGAGGCTAGAGGAGCGCTTCAAGTCTGGGAAGAATAGGTGGTTCTTTACCAAACTCAGGTTCTGA